The proteins below come from a single Prolixibacter sp. NT017 genomic window:
- a CDS encoding family 43 glycosylhydrolase, with the protein MMRKKLLIILFFELAFFTGCNESPVFAEPQVKTTFTNPVWDGADPWMTRHGGHYIYCYSVNNTIVVSRSKYMTRWGKLKTIWRAPSSGWNSNCVWAPEIHFFDGHWYVYYAAGVSGPPFIHQRTGVLRSATDDVFSDYEDMGMLYTGDNPDNSGSNIWAIDMTVLEHQGKLYAIWSGWEKQMDTDATSQNLYISEMKNPYTMKGKRVLLSSPEESWETGGPLNLNEGPEILKHGNQIFIVYSCRESWLVDYRLGMLQLMNPDGNVLDPSNWKKKGPVFHGTSKVYGVGHCSFVKSPDGTEDWIVYHSKKSSSPGWDRDVRMQSFTWNVDGTPHFGVPVPTGKEISRPSGEVAIEQAETK; encoded by the coding sequence ATGATGAGAAAGAAATTGCTAATTATTCTGTTTTTCGAACTCGCGTTTTTTACAGGCTGCAACGAATCACCAGTTTTTGCAGAGCCGCAGGTGAAAACAACCTTTACCAACCCCGTTTGGGATGGGGCAGACCCTTGGATGACCAGGCATGGAGGTCATTATATTTACTGTTACTCCGTTAATAATACGATCGTCGTTTCTCGCTCAAAATATATGACGCGTTGGGGCAAATTAAAAACAATATGGCGTGCACCCTCAAGCGGTTGGAACAGTAACTGTGTCTGGGCTCCGGAGATTCATTTCTTCGATGGGCATTGGTACGTTTACTATGCCGCCGGTGTTTCCGGACCGCCTTTTATTCATCAAAGGACCGGAGTATTGCGTTCGGCTACAGATGATGTTTTCAGCGACTATGAGGATATGGGAATGCTTTATACCGGAGATAATCCGGATAATTCTGGTAGCAACATCTGGGCGATTGATATGACTGTACTTGAACACCAGGGAAAGCTATATGCGATTTGGTCGGGTTGGGAAAAGCAAATGGATACGGATGCTACATCGCAGAATCTATATATATCCGAGATGAAGAATCCGTATACCATGAAAGGGAAACGTGTACTGTTATCATCTCCGGAAGAAAGCTGGGAAACGGGCGGTCCTCTTAATTTGAATGAGGGACCGGAAATATTGAAGCATGGCAACCAGATTTTCATTGTTTATTCGTGCCGTGAATCCTGGTTGGTAGATTATCGTTTGGGAATGTTGCAACTAATGAATCCCGACGGTAACGTACTCGATCCTTCCAATTGGAAGAAAAAGGGTCCGGTATTTCATGGAACTTCGAAGGTTTATGGAGTGGGGCACTGTTCTTTTGTAAAGTCACCCGATGGGACTGAGGACTGGATTGTTTATCATTCGAAGAAAAGTTCCTCTCCGGGATGGGACCGCGATGTTCGTATGCAATCTTTTACCTGGAATGTCGACGGAACTCCACATTTTGGTGTCCCGGTTCCCACGGGAAAAGAGATTAGCCGTCCTTCAGGAGAGGTGGCAATTGAACAGGCTGAAACGAAATAG
- a CDS encoding glutaminase family protein, with protein sequence MKKAGAQPIATSFRAPAYPLVTVDPYTSAWSETDTLYNSPIRHWTGKTHSLIGAIRVDGEVYRFMGKEDIPWVAILPMAKEEPWEGKYTMQKPETGWEQKNFSEAGWKSGRAAFGTSGMPTLSTLWETKDIWVRRDFQLPSELPANDIYLIYSHDDNFELYLNGKKLVDTGYSWKNNVVLKLDKNLLVPGGQNVIAAHCHNRTGGAYVDFGLYRENSQSEIFTRTAFQDSVALSATQTYYGFTCGPVNLGLTFTAPLLPSDLDLLSRPIDYINYQVRSNDGKEHQVQLYFEMTPQWAVNEVSQEIRVSRGKTGNISYLKAGTTEQPILQKKGDDVRIDWGYVYLATSGNPQSSMSIGNYFETKKAFVKNGAIPVGKQELTAKMTRNMPAMACEEKLGKVFNQPVKGFLMIGYNDIESIQYFGQNLKAWWTRNGKVSMGDALQAAAAEHEQVLDSCAKFDNQLWKEAFLTGGKEYADLCVLAFSQSIAAHKLTRDPKGNILFLSKENFSNGSIGTVDVTYPSAPLFLKYNPELLKGMLNPIFYFSESGKWTKPFAAHDVGTYPKANGQTYGGDMPVEESGNMVILTAAIAQMEGNAEYAKKHWKVLTIWANYLMDKGMDPENQLCTDDFAGHFAHNTNLSIKAIMGIACYGKLAGILGEASTAKKYTEAAKAMARKWMQMANDGDHYRLTFDKPDTWSQKYNLVWNRILHLNIFPPEVAQKEVAYYLTKLNPYGLPLDSRKTYTKADWEVWTATLAENQQDFEKLISGLYRFVTETPDRVPMSDWYETINAKKVGFQARSVVGGYFIKMLEQKEKK encoded by the coding sequence ATGAAGAAAGCGGGTGCGCAACCTATTGCTACATCTTTCCGTGCACCTGCCTACCCACTGGTGACTGTTGATCCATACACCAGTGCCTGGAGTGAAACCGATACGCTCTATAATAGCCCGATCCGTCACTGGACGGGAAAAACTCATTCCCTCATTGGGGCTATCCGCGTTGATGGTGAGGTGTACCGGTTTATGGGAAAAGAGGACATCCCTTGGGTTGCCATTTTGCCTATGGCAAAAGAAGAACCATGGGAGGGGAAGTATACCATGCAGAAGCCGGAGACTGGCTGGGAGCAAAAAAACTTTTCAGAAGCCGGTTGGAAGTCGGGTAGAGCCGCGTTCGGCACTTCCGGGATGCCTACTTTGTCTACTCTATGGGAAACCAAAGATATTTGGGTTCGTCGTGATTTTCAGTTACCCTCAGAATTACCGGCAAATGATATCTATTTGATTTACTCACATGATGATAACTTCGAACTTTACCTGAACGGAAAAAAGCTGGTGGATACCGGTTACAGTTGGAAAAACAATGTGGTACTGAAATTGGATAAGAATTTGCTTGTTCCCGGAGGTCAAAATGTAATTGCAGCCCATTGTCATAACAGAACCGGCGGTGCTTATGTCGATTTCGGCCTTTATCGTGAAAACAGCCAGTCGGAAATATTTACCCGTACGGCGTTCCAGGATAGTGTGGCTTTGTCTGCAACACAGACCTACTATGGTTTTACTTGCGGACCGGTAAATCTCGGACTTACTTTTACTGCTCCGTTGCTGCCCAGTGATCTGGATTTGCTCTCACGTCCCATCGATTATATTAATTATCAGGTCCGTTCGAACGATGGAAAAGAACATCAGGTACAGCTTTATTTTGAAATGACTCCCCAATGGGCGGTAAATGAAGTAAGTCAGGAGATTCGGGTATCCCGGGGAAAAACCGGCAATATCTCCTATTTGAAAGCAGGAACTACAGAGCAGCCAATTCTTCAGAAGAAGGGTGATGATGTGCGAATTGATTGGGGGTATGTGTACCTGGCTACCAGCGGTAATCCTCAATCTTCGATGTCAATCGGAAATTATTTTGAGACGAAAAAAGCGTTTGTTAAGAATGGAGCCATTCCTGTCGGAAAGCAGGAGCTTACAGCAAAAATGACACGAAATATGCCCGCGATGGCCTGTGAAGAGAAGCTTGGAAAGGTTTTCAACCAGCCGGTGAAGGGATTTTTGATGATTGGCTACAACGATATTGAATCCATTCAGTACTTCGGACAGAATTTGAAAGCATGGTGGACCAGGAACGGCAAGGTCTCTATGGGGGATGCCCTGCAGGCTGCTGCAGCAGAGCATGAACAAGTGCTCGACAGCTGTGCAAAGTTCGATAATCAACTGTGGAAAGAAGCCTTTTTAACAGGAGGAAAAGAGTATGCCGACCTGTGCGTTCTGGCTTTTAGCCAGTCGATAGCAGCACACAAACTAACGCGGGATCCGAAAGGCAATATTTTGTTTTTGTCGAAAGAAAATTTCAGCAACGGTTCTATCGGAACAGTTGATGTGACCTACCCCTCGGCACCATTGTTCCTGAAATACAACCCGGAACTGTTGAAGGGGATGTTGAACCCTATCTTTTATTTTTCGGAGAGTGGAAAATGGACCAAGCCCTTTGCCGCTCATGATGTGGGGACCTATCCAAAGGCCAACGGGCAGACCTATGGCGGCGATATGCCGGTAGAGGAGAGCGGAAATATGGTTATCCTGACAGCTGCCATTGCACAAATGGAAGGTAATGCGGAATATGCGAAGAAACACTGGAAGGTATTGACTATCTGGGCCAATTATCTTATGGATAAGGGGATGGACCCGGAAAACCAATTGTGTACCGATGATTTTGCAGGTCATTTTGCCCACAATACCAACCTGTCGATTAAGGCCATCATGGGAATTGCCTGCTATGGCAAGCTGGCAGGAATACTGGGGGAAGCATCTACAGCTAAAAAATACACTGAGGCGGCTAAAGCAATGGCCCGGAAATGGATGCAGATGGCCAATGACGGTGATCATTACCGTCTTACCTTTGATAAACCGGATACCTGGAGTCAGAAATACAACCTGGTTTGGAACAGGATTTTGCATCTGAACATCTTTCCTCCTGAGGTTGCACAGAAAGAGGTGGCCTATTATCTGACCAAACTGAATCCATATGGTTTGCCGCTTGACAGCCGAAAAACTTACACAAAAGCCGATTGGGAAGTGTGGACTGCTACCCTGGCGGAAAATCAGCAGGATTTTGAGAAGCTCATCTCGGGTCTATACCGGTTTGTAACCGAAACTCCGGACCGGGTTCCAATGAGTGACTGGTACGAAACCATAAATGCGAAAAAGGTTGGATTTCAGGCGCGTTCGGTCGTTGGTGGATATTTTATTAAAATGTTGGAACAAAAAGAGAAAAAATAA
- a CDS encoding beta-L-arabinofuranosidase domain-containing protein: MKWLELQKNGLCGHLGEISAWLEKDNNAWLSEGGDHGWEEVPYWLRGYSDMAFIFDDPAMKKETMIWINAILKSQKENGWFGPEVRSDNGNLDFWPNMVVLFTLQNYYEYTHDVRVIPFMTKYFRFELAVPDKEFLSSYWENSRGGDNLYSVYWLYNLTGDKFLLDLAQKIHRNTANWEQESTLPNWHNVNIAECFREPATYYMQTGDSDDLKATYNDYFLIRRTFGQVPGGMFGADENARMGYIDPRQGTETCGFAEQMTSDGILTRITGDPMWADNCEDVLFNSFPAAFTPDMKALRYITCPNQVTADDKNHSPGIANNGPFLAMNPFSSRCCQHNHGHALPYYLENLVMASNDNGLAAVMYNACVTKAKVGDGTEVTLTEDTHYPFEQEVRFTLNTPQKVSFPIYLRIPGWCEQASVLINGKQVTASASPDAFIRIEREWSNNDQIKLELPMRLSCRTWQVNQNSVSVNYGPLTFSLKIAEKYKKISNTKSAIGDSKWQKTADPQKWPAYEIEPGSPWNYGLVLDKNDLSASLKIVHKKWPKDDFPFTLSAVPIEIRARGQRIPSWGIDQYGLAAVLPSYPVDVQTPVENITLIPMGAARLRISAFPSLN; encoded by the coding sequence TTGAAATGGCTTGAACTTCAGAAGAACGGGTTATGCGGGCATTTGGGGGAGATTAGTGCCTGGCTCGAAAAAGACAATAATGCCTGGTTGTCAGAAGGAGGTGATCATGGCTGGGAGGAGGTACCCTATTGGCTTCGCGGTTACTCCGATATGGCCTTTATATTTGACGACCCGGCCATGAAGAAGGAGACGATGATTTGGATAAATGCGATTCTCAAAAGTCAAAAGGAAAATGGCTGGTTTGGGCCGGAAGTTCGCTCGGACAATGGCAACCTGGATTTTTGGCCTAACATGGTTGTATTGTTCACGTTGCAGAATTATTATGAATATACCCACGACGTACGTGTTATTCCCTTCATGACGAAATATTTCCGATTTGAATTGGCTGTGCCGGATAAAGAGTTTCTTTCCAGCTATTGGGAAAACAGCAGGGGCGGAGATAATTTGTATAGTGTTTACTGGCTTTACAATCTTACGGGGGATAAATTCCTGCTGGATCTGGCCCAGAAAATTCATCGTAATACGGCGAACTGGGAACAGGAATCAACGCTTCCAAACTGGCACAATGTGAATATCGCCGAATGCTTCCGTGAACCTGCAACTTACTATATGCAAACAGGTGATTCGGATGATTTAAAGGCAACATACAATGATTACTTTTTGATTCGCAGAACCTTTGGACAGGTTCCCGGAGGCATGTTTGGTGCCGACGAAAATGCCAGAATGGGGTACATCGATCCGAGACAGGGAACAGAAACTTGTGGCTTTGCTGAGCAGATGACCTCAGATGGAATATTAACACGAATTACCGGGGACCCAATGTGGGCGGATAATTGTGAGGATGTACTTTTCAACAGTTTTCCTGCTGCTTTCACGCCCGATATGAAAGCGCTTCGTTACATTACTTGTCCTAATCAGGTCACAGCTGATGACAAAAACCATTCGCCCGGGATTGCAAACAATGGTCCTTTTCTGGCGATGAATCCGTTCAGTAGCCGCTGTTGCCAGCACAATCATGGTCATGCACTTCCGTATTACCTGGAGAACCTGGTGATGGCCAGTAATGACAATGGTTTGGCGGCAGTTATGTACAACGCCTGTGTAACTAAAGCGAAGGTCGGAGACGGAACGGAGGTGACACTTACTGAGGACACCCATTATCCCTTTGAACAGGAGGTGCGTTTTACCCTTAATACTCCTCAAAAAGTGAGCTTCCCGATTTATTTGCGTATCCCCGGATGGTGTGAACAAGCTTCGGTTCTGATCAATGGAAAGCAGGTAACGGCCAGTGCTTCCCCCGATGCCTTCATTCGAATTGAACGGGAATGGAGCAATAATGACCAAATCAAGCTTGAATTGCCCATGAGGCTGTCATGCCGCACCTGGCAGGTTAATCAAAATAGTGTTTCTGTAAACTACGGCCCTTTGACATTTTCGTTGAAAATAGCTGAAAAATACAAGAAGATTAGTAACACAAAATCCGCTATTGGCGATTCCAAATGGCAGAAAACAGCTGATCCGCAAAAATGGCCGGCCTATGAAATAGAACCGGGAAGTCCCTGGAACTACGGATTAGTGTTGGACAAAAACGATCTCTCCGCATCGTTGAAAATTGTTCATAAGAAGTGGCCGAAGGATGATTTCCCATTTACTTTATCTGCTGTGCCAATTGAAATTCGGGCGAGAGGGCAGCGAATTCCCTCCTGGGGCATTGATCAGTATGGATTGGCAGCTGTGCTGCCTTCTTACCCTGTTGACGTTCAAACACCGGTGGAGAATATCACATTGATACCTATGGGGGCGGCCCGTTTGCGTATCTCGGCATTTCCTTCGTTGAATTAG